The Opitutales bacterium ASA1 genome window below encodes:
- a CDS encoding VCBS repeat-containing protein — MCTARPVLSVLPLLGVWLSSAVAVSLESVPLAAPTASTGSTLFTRVPAEQSGLVTENKYDDPRMWTDLFHEFQVGAIGTGVAIADYDGDGRPDVFVVSKTESCRLFRNLGDWRFEDVTARAGVADRGDAAKIWKQGATFADIDNDGRLDLYVCRFGVPNLLYVNQGDGTFREEAAARGLALVDASGMAAFCDYDRDGWLDVFIQTNLLDAAAQPDGRPDRLYRNNRDGTFTDVTSAAGIAVGGPTQVHSATWWDFDDDGWPDLYVANDFAKPDHLWRNNRDGTFTDIAHRALPHTPYSSMGADLGDIDNDGRVDFLVADMAATTHEKDQRGMAVTRARTIRDPVDSAAAGAPQLPRNTLFLATGTDRLQEAAHLTGLDATDWTWAVRFEDFDNDGRLDAFFTNGMFRELHNTDLLTRMMQSENARARVALMQNSPVLAEPNLAFRNLGDLRFESVGPAWGLDLLGVSFGAATGDLDGDGDLDLVVSNYRDGITVYRNDSTDGARVIIALQGTVSNRFGVGATVRVDSDAGLQTRHLVLARGSLSTSEPTLHFGLGNASVVPRLTVRWPSGAEQTFRDLPAGHRYTIVEPSTTATVSLPPVPPTRFIESPASAGFRVISREEFVDENAVQPLLPWRFDQRGPLLAVGDVDSDGFIDVVLPGTALEPMRLLHGRPGGFGAPVSLGRPLSPANGGPVLVFDADGDGLLDLLATRGGGVLPAGSPPYQPALLLNDGAGGFRPAAPRALPTWRHTTGAIAAADWDRDGDLDVFIGGRLLPGDYPMPAPGALWRNDGGNFTDVTTALAAPLREIGLVTAALWSDADADGWPDLLVALEWGEVRFLRNEQGRGFSEETAKAGFASAGTGWWQSLATADFNGDGLPDFAVGNLGLNTPYQPSAESPSVLYYGDFKGDDTWQILDAFHEDGRLLPRRSRRELGAHIPAILRRFPRDDAFARATLDELVGADRLARARKFVVTEARSGVFLSAPDRTWRFQPLPRIAQIAPINALAAADVDGDGHQDLVAAQNSHSPIPQTGRFEGGVGRILRGDGQGGFTAEPPARSGFVVPGDTRAVVIADLDADGRPDLLVARNRAPTIAFINRGTTSDSDPR, encoded by the coding sequence ATGTGCACCGCCCGCCCCGTTCTTAGCGTGCTTCCTCTTCTGGGCGTTTGGCTCTCGTCCGCAGTCGCGGTCTCCCTCGAATCGGTACCACTCGCCGCCCCGACCGCTTCCACCGGCTCCACCTTGTTCACCCGCGTGCCAGCCGAACAATCCGGCTTGGTCACGGAAAACAAGTACGACGATCCGCGCATGTGGACGGACCTCTTCCACGAGTTCCAAGTCGGTGCCATCGGCACCGGCGTCGCCATCGCCGACTACGACGGCGATGGCCGGCCCGACGTGTTCGTCGTGAGCAAGACCGAGTCTTGCCGTCTCTTTCGCAACCTCGGCGACTGGAGGTTCGAAGACGTGACCGCCCGCGCCGGCGTCGCCGACCGCGGCGACGCCGCGAAGATCTGGAAACAAGGAGCAACCTTCGCCGACATCGACAACGACGGCCGGCTCGACCTCTACGTCTGCCGCTTCGGCGTGCCCAACCTTCTCTACGTCAATCAAGGCGACGGTACCTTTCGCGAAGAAGCCGCCGCCCGCGGGCTCGCGCTCGTCGACGCCAGCGGCATGGCCGCGTTCTGCGACTACGACCGCGACGGTTGGCTCGACGTCTTCATCCAGACCAACCTCCTCGACGCGGCCGCGCAACCAGACGGCCGGCCCGACCGCCTCTACCGAAACAACCGCGACGGCACGTTCACCGACGTCACGTCCGCCGCCGGCATCGCCGTCGGCGGCCCGACACAGGTCCATTCTGCGACTTGGTGGGATTTCGACGACGACGGATGGCCCGATCTCTACGTCGCCAACGACTTCGCCAAGCCCGACCACCTCTGGCGCAACAACCGCGACGGCACGTTCACCGACATCGCACACCGCGCACTTCCCCACACCCCCTACTCTTCCATGGGTGCCGATCTCGGAGACATCGACAACGACGGTCGCGTCGACTTCCTCGTCGCCGACATGGCCGCGACGACGCACGAAAAAGATCAGCGCGGCATGGCCGTCACCCGCGCTCGGACCATCCGCGACCCGGTCGACTCCGCCGCCGCCGGCGCACCTCAACTGCCGCGCAACACCCTCTTCCTCGCCACCGGTACCGACCGCCTACAAGAGGCCGCCCACCTCACCGGTCTCGACGCCACCGACTGGACGTGGGCCGTGCGATTCGAAGACTTCGACAACGACGGCCGCCTCGACGCGTTCTTCACCAACGGTATGTTTCGCGAGCTGCACAACACCGACCTGCTCACGCGCATGATGCAGTCGGAAAACGCCCGCGCGCGCGTCGCCCTCATGCAGAACAGCCCCGTGCTCGCCGAGCCCAACCTCGCCTTCCGCAACCTCGGCGACCTCCGCTTCGAGTCCGTCGGTCCCGCCTGGGGCCTCGACCTTCTCGGCGTGAGCTTCGGCGCAGCCACCGGAGACCTCGACGGAGACGGAGACCTCGACCTCGTCGTCTCCAACTACCGAGACGGCATCACCGTCTACCGCAACGACAGCACGGACGGCGCGCGCGTGATCATCGCGTTGCAGGGAACCGTATCCAACCGCTTCGGCGTCGGCGCGACCGTTCGCGTCGATTCCGACGCGGGCCTCCAAACCCGTCACCTCGTCCTCGCCCGCGGCTCGTTGTCCACCTCCGAACCCACGCTGCACTTCGGTCTCGGAAACGCCTCCGTCGTGCCACGCCTCACCGTGCGCTGGCCGAGCGGAGCGGAGCAAACCTTCCGCGATCTGCCCGCCGGTCACCGCTACACCATCGTCGAACCCAGCACCACGGCGACGGTGTCGCTCCCGCCGGTGCCGCCCACGCGCTTCATCGAGTCCCCTGCCTCCGCCGGCTTCCGCGTGATCTCGCGAGAGGAATTCGTGGACGAAAACGCCGTCCAGCCGCTGCTCCCGTGGCGTTTCGACCAACGCGGTCCGCTCCTCGCAGTGGGAGATGTCGACAGCGACGGCTTCATCGATGTCGTCCTACCGGGCACCGCGCTCGAGCCGATGCGCCTGCTTCACGGAAGACCGGGCGGCTTCGGTGCACCCGTATCGCTGGGTCGTCCGCTCTCGCCCGCCAACGGCGGACCCGTGCTCGTCTTCGACGCCGACGGCGACGGTCTGCTCGACCTCCTCGCGACGCGCGGCGGTGGCGTACTGCCCGCCGGCTCACCACCCTATCAACCGGCACTGCTGCTCAACGACGGTGCCGGTGGTTTCCGTCCGGCCGCCCCCCGTGCGCTGCCCACTTGGCGCCACACCACCGGCGCCATCGCCGCCGCCGACTGGGATCGCGACGGCGACCTCGACGTCTTCATCGGCGGACGCCTGTTGCCGGGCGATTACCCGATGCCCGCTCCCGGCGCACTCTGGCGCAACGACGGTGGAAACTTCACCGACGTCACGACCGCGCTCGCCGCACCCCTGCGCGAAATCGGTCTCGTCACCGCCGCGCTCTGGAGCGACGCCGACGCCGACGGCTGGCCCGACCTCCTCGTCGCGCTCGAGTGGGGCGAAGTTCGCTTCCTACGCAACGAACAGGGCCGCGGCTTCTCCGAAGAAACCGCAAAGGCCGGCTTCGCCTCTGCCGGCACCGGTTGGTGGCAATCGCTCGCCACCGCCGACTTCAACGGCGACGGACTCCCCGACTTCGCCGTCGGCAACCTCGGCCTCAACACACCCTACCAGCCCTCCGCCGAAAGTCCCTCCGTCCTCTACTACGGCGACTTCAAGGGAGACGACACCTGGCAGATCTTGGACGCGTTCCACGAAGACGGCCGGCTCCTCCCACGCCGCAGTCGCCGAGAACTCGGTGCCCACATACCCGCCATCCTACGCAGGTTCCCGCGCGACGACGCCTTCGCGCGTGCCACACTCGACGAACTCGTCGGTGCAGACCGACTCGCTCGTGCTCGGAAATTCGTCGTCACCGAAGCGCGCAGTGGCGTCTTCCTCAGCGCCCCGGATCGCACCTGGCGTTTCCAGCCGTTACCGCGGATCGCTCAAATCGCTCCCATCAACGCCCTCGCAGCAGCGGATGTCGACGGAGACGGACACCAAGATCTCGTCGCCGCGCAAAACTCCCATTCCCCGATCCCACAGACCGGCCGCTTCGAGGGCGGCGTCGGCCGGATTCTGCGCGGCGACGGCCAAGGTGGCTTCACCGCAGAACCACCCGCGCGCAGCGGTTTCGTCGTGCCGGGCGACACTCGCGCGGTTGTAATCGCCGATCTCGACGCCGACGGCCGGCCCGACCTCCTCGTCGCGCGCAACCGCGCTCCGACGATCGCCTTCATCAACCGAGGCACTACCTCCGACTCCGATCCCCGATGA